Proteins encoded together in one Kitasatospora albolonga window:
- a CDS encoding MFS transporter, translating to MTSTAPEPESGARAAHPDHLGHVIFITAAAAMGGFLFGYDSSVINGAVEAIRDRYDIGSGTLAQVIAIALIGCAIGAATAGRIADRIGRIRCMQIASVLFTASAIGSALPFALWDLAMWRIIGGFAIGMASVIGPAYIAEVSPPAYRGRLGSFQQAAIVIGIAVSQLVNYTVLQIADGDQRGKILGLEAWQWMLGVMVVPAILYGLLSFVIPESPRFLVSVGKKAQARKVLAEVEGEGIDLDARVAEIETAMHREHKSSFKDLLGNRFFFLPIVWVGIGLSMFQQLVGINVAFYYSATLWQSVGIDPTDSFFYSFTTSIINIIGTVIAMILVDRVGRRPLALVGSVGMALALAVEAWAFSADLVDGKLPETQGIVALIAAHTFVLFFALSWGVVVWVFLGEMFPNRLRAAALGVAVFAQWMANWAITASFPSLADWNLSGTYIIYTCFAVLSIPFVLKFVKETKGKTLEEMG from the coding sequence GTGACCAGCACAGCGCCCGAACCGGAGTCCGGAGCCCGAGCGGCTCATCCGGACCACCTCGGCCATGTCATCTTCATCACGGCGGCCGCGGCGATGGGCGGCTTCCTCTTCGGTTACGACAGTTCCGTCATCAACGGGGCCGTCGAAGCCATCCGCGACCGGTACGACATCGGCTCCGGGACGCTCGCCCAGGTCATCGCCATCGCGCTGATCGGCTGTGCGATCGGCGCCGCCACGGCCGGACGGATCGCGGACCGGATCGGCCGCATCCGCTGTATGCAGATCGCCTCGGTGCTCTTCACGGCCAGCGCCATCGGCTCCGCGCTGCCGTTCGCACTCTGGGACCTGGCGATGTGGCGCATCATCGGCGGCTTCGCCATCGGCATGGCCTCCGTCATCGGCCCGGCCTACATCGCGGAGGTCTCCCCGCCCGCCTACCGGGGCCGCCTCGGCTCCTTCCAGCAGGCCGCGATCGTCATCGGCATCGCCGTCTCCCAGCTGGTCAACTACACCGTCCTCCAGATCGCCGACGGCGACCAGCGCGGCAAGATCCTGGGCCTGGAGGCATGGCAGTGGATGCTCGGCGTGATGGTCGTCCCGGCCATCCTGTACGGGCTGCTCTCCTTCGTGATCCCCGAGTCCCCGCGCTTCCTCGTCTCGGTCGGCAAGAAGGCCCAGGCGCGCAAGGTCCTCGCGGAGGTCGAGGGCGAGGGGATCGACCTCGACGCCCGTGTGGCCGAGATCGAGACCGCCATGCACCGCGAACACAAGTCCTCCTTCAAGGACCTGCTCGGCAACCGCTTCTTCTTCCTGCCCATCGTCTGGGTCGGTATCGGCCTGTCGATGTTCCAGCAGCTCGTCGGCATCAACGTGGCCTTCTACTACTCGGCGACGCTGTGGCAGTCCGTGGGCATCGACCCGACCGACTCCTTCTTCTACTCGTTCACCACCTCGATCATCAACATCATCGGTACGGTGATCGCGATGATCCTGGTCGACCGGGTGGGGCGCAGGCCGCTCGCCCTCGTCGGCTCCGTCGGTATGGCGCTCGCGCTCGCCGTCGAGGCGTGGGCCTTCTCCGCCGACCTGGTGGACGGCAAGCTGCCCGAGACCCAGGGCATCGTCGCCCTGATCGCCGCGCACACGTTCGTGCTCTTCTTCGCCCTGTCGTGGGGCGTCGTCGTCTGGGTCTTCCTGGGCGAGATGTTCCCGAACCGGCTGCGGGCCGCCGCGCTCGGTGTCGCCGTGTTCGCGCAGTGGATGGCCAACTGGGCCATCACCGCGAGCTTCCCGAGCCTGGCCGACTGGAACCTCTCGGGGACGTACATCATCTACACCTGCTTCGCCGTGCTCTCCATTCCCTTCGTGCTCAAGTTCGTGAAGGAGACGAAGGGCAAGACCCTGGAGGAGATGGGCTGA
- a CDS encoding luciferase codes for MAFTVVRFNLVDPEATPVTLSARYRAALEMAAYADEHGVVTVQTEEHHGVANSWLPSPFTFAGAVFGATRRIAVTVSAVIGPLHDPLRLAEDIAVLDLLSAGRLVTVAGIGYRPEEYERAGVEWGRRGRLQDELLETLLTAWTGEPFPYRGRTVRVTPRPYSRPHPLLLVGGSSRAAARRAARLGLPLFPSAHLPELEAYYHRQREEYGTEGFCMMPAERTPLLHVSEDPERTWALYGEHLLHEARTYASWQSKDIRSAVRSAATTVAELREEGVYRIVTPGELAALDADSLVLHPLCGGMPVEEGWRSLRLFCAALETPTAPAR; via the coding sequence ATGGCCTTCACCGTGGTCCGGTTCAATCTCGTCGATCCCGAAGCCACCCCCGTAACCCTCTCGGCCCGCTACCGGGCCGCCCTGGAGATGGCCGCGTACGCCGACGAGCACGGCGTCGTCACCGTGCAGACCGAGGAGCACCACGGGGTGGCGAACTCGTGGCTGCCCTCCCCGTTCACCTTCGCCGGTGCGGTCTTCGGCGCCACCCGGCGGATCGCGGTGACGGTCTCGGCGGTCATCGGGCCGCTGCACGACCCGCTGCGGCTCGCGGAGGACATCGCGGTGCTCGACCTGCTGAGCGCGGGGCGGCTGGTGACGGTCGCGGGGATCGGCTACCGCCCGGAGGAGTACGAGCGGGCGGGGGTGGAGTGGGGGCGGCGCGGCAGGCTCCAGGACGAGCTGCTGGAGACGCTGCTGACGGCGTGGACCGGGGAGCCGTTCCCGTACCGGGGGCGTACGGTACGCGTCACCCCGCGCCCGTACAGCCGGCCCCATCCGCTGCTCCTGGTCGGCGGCAGCTCGCGGGCGGCGGCACGGCGGGCGGCCCGGCTGGGGCTGCCGCTCTTCCCGAGCGCGCATCTGCCGGAGCTGGAGGCGTACTACCACCGGCAACGGGAGGAGTACGGGACTGAGGGCTTCTGCATGATGCCCGCGGAGCGCACCCCGCTGCTCCATGTCTCCGAGGACCCGGAGCGGACGTGGGCGCTGTACGGGGAGCACCTGCTGCACGAGGCGCGGACGTACGCCTCCTGGCAGTCGAAGGACATCCGCTCGGCGGTGCGGTCGGCGGCCACGACGGTGGCGGAGCTGCGCGAGGAGGGGGTGTACCGGATCGTCACGCCCGGGGAGCTGGCGGCGCTGGACGCGGATTCCCTGGTGCTGCATCCGCTCTGCGGCGGGATGCCGGTGGAGGAGGGGTGGCGGAGCCTGCGGCTTTTCTGCGCGGCGCTGGAGACGCCGACCGCCCCGGCTCGGTGA
- a CDS encoding signal recognition particle-docking protein FtsY gives MELVEIVILAVVIALAAVGLVGGLVVGSRKKKLPPPPPSTPTITPPAEPHVGEEAETPRDEARRTIDEVGLPDATAPAEEAPAVETPAPPALEIPEPTEGRLVRLRARLARSQNSLGKGLLALLSRDNLDEDTWEEIEDTLLTADVGVAPTQELVERLRERVRVLGTRTPEDLRALLREELITLLGPDFDREVKTEGGAETPGVVMVVGVNGTGKTTTTGKLARVLVADGRSVVLGAADTFRAAAADQLQTWGERVGARTVRGPEGGDPASIAYDAVKEGIAEGADVVLIDTAGRLHTKTGLMDELGKVKRVVEKHGPLDEVLLVLDATTGQNGLVQARVFAEVVDITGIVLTKLDGTAKGGIVIAVQRELGVPVKLVGLGEGADDLAPFEPGAFVDALIGD, from the coding sequence ATGGAACTCGTCGAAATCGTCATCCTCGCTGTAGTCATCGCCCTGGCCGCCGTCGGCCTGGTCGGCGGGCTCGTGGTCGGCAGCCGCAAGAAGAAGCTGCCGCCCCCGCCGCCGTCCACGCCGACCATCACTCCTCCCGCCGAGCCGCACGTCGGCGAGGAGGCCGAGACGCCGCGCGACGAAGCGCGGCGCACCATCGACGAAGTCGGCCTCCCGGACGCCACCGCGCCCGCCGAGGAGGCCCCGGCCGTCGAGACCCCGGCGCCCCCGGCGCTGGAGATCCCCGAGCCCACCGAGGGGCGGCTCGTCCGCCTGCGGGCCCGGCTCGCCCGCTCGCAGAACTCGCTGGGCAAGGGGCTGCTCGCGCTGCTGTCCCGGGACAACCTGGACGAGGACACCTGGGAGGAGATCGAGGACACCCTCCTCACCGCCGATGTGGGCGTCGCCCCCACCCAGGAACTGGTCGAGCGGCTCCGCGAGCGGGTCCGGGTGCTCGGCACCCGTACCCCCGAGGACCTGCGCGCCCTGCTGCGCGAAGAGCTGATCACCCTGCTCGGCCCGGACTTCGACCGCGAGGTCAAGACCGAGGGCGGCGCCGAGACCCCGGGCGTCGTGATGGTCGTCGGCGTCAACGGCACCGGCAAGACCACCACCACCGGCAAGCTGGCCCGGGTGCTCGTCGCCGACGGCCGCAGCGTCGTCCTCGGCGCGGCCGACACCTTCCGCGCCGCCGCCGCCGACCAGCTCCAGACCTGGGGCGAGCGCGTCGGAGCCCGTACGGTCCGCGGGCCCGAGGGCGGCGACCCGGCCTCCATCGCCTACGACGCGGTGAAGGAAGGCATCGCGGAGGGGGCCGACGTGGTCCTCATCGACACCGCCGGCCGGCTGCACACCAAGACCGGTCTCATGGACGAGCTGGGCAAGGTCAAGCGGGTCGTGGAGAAGCACGGTCCGCTGGACGAGGTGCTGCTCGTCCTGGACGCCACCACCGGGCAGAACGGCCTGGTCCAGGCCCGGGTCTTCGCCGAGGTCGTGGACATCACCGGCATCGTCCTCACCAAGCTCGACGGCACCGCCAAGGGCGGCATCGTCATCGCGGTCCAGCGCGAGCTGGGCGTACCGGTGAAGCTGGTCGGGCTCGGCGAGGGGGCGGACGACCTGGCCCCGTTCGAGCCGGGCGCCTTCGTGGACGCCCTGATCGGCGACTGA
- a CDS encoding DNA primase, translating to MGFTIGGIREKRSGTRRRGRGAESTAVAEYTGLWGWAVVPGTRARDGVCSCGQRSCPSPGAHPLGFAREVPAGTGLDSAADTWAETPGASMLLPVGRAFDVLDVAEQAGRRALVRLERMGLPLGPVAVTPTGRAQFFVAPGAAAELPGLLYRMGWDDADLDLRALGPGAHITAPPSDLGGLGPVRWLRPPVLDTAAAPPQARLLLGTLAYICHRS from the coding sequence ATGGGCTTCACGATCGGCGGCATCCGTGAGAAACGTTCCGGCACACGGCGGCGCGGCCGCGGCGCCGAGAGCACCGCGGTGGCCGAGTACACAGGACTCTGGGGCTGGGCCGTGGTGCCCGGCACCCGCGCCCGGGACGGCGTCTGCTCCTGCGGGCAGCGCTCCTGCCCCTCCCCCGGCGCCCACCCGCTGGGCTTCGCCCGGGAGGTCCCGGCGGGCACCGGCCTGGACAGCGCGGCGGACACCTGGGCCGAGACCCCGGGCGCCTCGATGCTGCTGCCGGTGGGCCGCGCCTTCGACGTCCTGGACGTGGCGGAGCAGGCCGGGCGGCGGGCGCTGGTGCGGCTGGAGCGGATGGGGCTGCCGCTGGGGCCGGTGGCGGTGACACCGACCGGCCGGGCGCAGTTCTTCGTCGCCCCCGGGGCCGCCGCCGAGCTGCCCGGGCTGCTCTACCGCATGGGCTGGGACGACGCGGACCTGGACCTGCGGGCGCTGGGCCCGGGCGCGCACATCACCGCCCCGCCCTCCGACCTCGGCGGCCTCGGCCCGGTCCGCTGGCTGCGGCCCCCGGTGCTGGACACCGCCGCCGCTCCCCCGCAGGCGCGGCTGCTGCTGGGGACGCTGGCGTACATCTGCCACCGGTCGTAA
- a CDS encoding ammonia channel protein: protein MPPGITTLAADAPELSAANTGFMLICSALVMLMTPGLAFFYGGMVRVKSTLNMLMMSFISLGIVTVLWVLYGFSLAFGSDIGSVIGWSSDYVGLSGIGITELWDGTTIPVYVFAAFQLMFAVLTPALISGALADRVKFTAWALFIVLWVTIVYFPVAHWVWGSGGWLFEMGVIDFAGGTAVHINAGAAALGVIFVIGKRIGFKKDPMRPHSLPLVMLGAALLWFGWFGFNAGSWLGNDDGVGAVMFLNTQVATAAAVLGWLVYEKLRHGSFTTLGAASGAVSGLVAITPAGGSVSPLGAIAVGVIAGVLCAMAVGLKYKFGYDDSLDVVGVHLVGGIIGSILVGFFATGGVQSDAKGLFYGGGVEQLGKQIVGVVAVLAYSLVVSGLIALILHRTIGMRVSEDDEISGIDQVEHAETAYDFSGTGGGSVARTTAPATDPTAAPKAKKVDA, encoded by the coding sequence ATGCCCCCAGGCATCACGACGCTTGCCGCAGACGCCCCCGAGCTGTCTGCCGCCAACACCGGGTTCATGCTCATCTGCTCGGCCCTGGTGATGCTGATGACCCCCGGCCTGGCCTTCTTCTACGGAGGCATGGTCCGCGTCAAGAGCACCCTCAACATGCTGATGATGAGCTTCATCAGCCTCGGGATCGTCACGGTCCTGTGGGTGCTCTACGGATTCAGCCTCGCCTTCGGCTCCGACATCGGCTCGGTCATCGGCTGGAGTTCCGACTACGTCGGCCTCAGCGGGATCGGCATCACCGAGCTCTGGGACGGCACCACCATCCCGGTGTACGTCTTCGCCGCCTTCCAGCTGATGTTCGCCGTCCTCACCCCGGCCCTGATCAGCGGTGCGCTCGCCGACCGCGTGAAGTTCACCGCGTGGGCGCTGTTCATCGTCCTGTGGGTCACCATCGTCTACTTCCCCGTCGCCCACTGGGTCTGGGGCTCGGGCGGCTGGCTCTTCGAGATGGGCGTCATCGACTTCGCCGGTGGTACGGCGGTCCACATCAACGCGGGTGCCGCGGCCCTCGGCGTGATCTTCGTCATCGGCAAGCGCATCGGCTTCAAGAAGGACCCGATGCGGCCGCACAGCCTGCCGCTCGTCATGCTCGGCGCGGCCCTCCTCTGGTTCGGCTGGTTCGGCTTCAACGCCGGGTCCTGGCTCGGCAACGACGACGGCGTCGGCGCGGTCATGTTCCTCAACACCCAGGTCGCCACCGCCGCCGCCGTCCTCGGCTGGCTCGTCTACGAGAAGCTGCGCCACGGCTCCTTCACCACCCTCGGCGCCGCCTCCGGCGCGGTCTCCGGTCTGGTCGCGATCACCCCCGCGGGCGGTTCCGTCTCCCCGCTCGGCGCCATCGCGGTCGGCGTCATCGCCGGTGTCCTCTGCGCCATGGCCGTCGGCCTCAAGTACAAGTTCGGTTACGACGACTCCCTGGACGTCGTCGGCGTCCACCTGGTCGGCGGCATCATCGGCTCCATCCTGGTCGGTTTCTTCGCCACCGGCGGGGTCCAGTCCGACGCCAAGGGCCTCTTCTACGGCGGCGGTGTCGAACAGCTCGGCAAGCAGATCGTCGGCGTGGTCGCGGTCCTCGCGTACTCTCTGGTCGTCTCCGGCCTCATCGCCCTGATCCTGCACAGGACCATCGGGATGCGGGTCTCCGAGGACGACGAGATCTCCGGCATCGACCAGGTCGAGCACGCCGAGACCGCGTACGACTTCAGCGGCACCGGCGGCGGCTCGGTCGCCCGCACCACCGCCCCCGCGACGGACCCGACGGCAGCACCGAAGGCAAAGAAGGTGGACGCATGA
- a CDS encoding transcriptional regulator (indirectly regulates nitrogen metabolism; at high nitrogen levels P-II prevents the phosphorylation of NR-I, the transcriptional activator of the glutamine synthetase gene (glnA); at low nitrogen levels P-II is uridylylated to form PII-UMP and interacts with an adenylyltransferase (GlnE) that activates GlnA), giving the protein MKLITAVVKPHRLDEIKEALQAFGVQGLTVTEASGYGRQRGHTEVYRGAEYTVDLVPKIRIEVLVEDEDAEQLIEVVVKAARTGKIGDGKVWSVPVETAVRVRTGERGPDAL; this is encoded by the coding sequence ATGAAGCTCATCACCGCGGTCGTGAAGCCCCACCGGCTGGACGAGATCAAGGAGGCCCTCCAGGCTTTCGGTGTTCAGGGGCTCACCGTCACCGAAGCCAGCGGTTACGGGCGTCAGCGCGGCCACACCGAGGTCTACCGGGGCGCCGAGTACACCGTCGACCTGGTCCCCAAGATCCGGATCGAGGTCCTAGTCGAGGACGAGGACGCCGAACAGCTCATCGAGGTCGTCGTCAAGGCCGCCCGTACCGGCAAGATCGGGGACGGGAAGGTCTGGAGCGTCCCGGTCGAGACCGCCGTCCGGGTCCGGACCGGCGAACGCGGCCCGGACGCGCTCTGA
- a CDS encoding [protein-PII] uridylyltransferase: protein MTSIEAITGSEDPGPGGYAAARLHLLQQEVRSGPPRRAALARLTDDWLTGLFTAAANRAGVRGAALVAVGGYGRAELSPRSDLDLLLLHDGSADAAAISALADAVWYPVWDLGLALDHSVRTPGEARKTAGEDLKVQLGLLDARPVAGDLGLVASLRTAILADWRNQAPKRLPALHELCQERAERAGELQFLLEPDLKEARGGLRDATALRAVAASWVADAPREGLDQARRTLLDARDALHLTTGRATDRLALQEQDQVAGALGLLDADALLRQVYEAARTVSYATDVTWREVNRVLRARSVRPRLRAMLSGGLGAKAAPERAPLADGVVEADGEVVLARAARPDRDPVLTLRAAAAAAEAGLPLSRHLVRHLATTVRPLPVPWPPEAREELVTLLGAGEATVGVWEALEAEGIITRLLPDWERVHCRPQRNPVHTWTVDRHLVETAVRAASLTRRVHRPDLLLVAALLHDIGKGWPGDHSVAGEVIARDMATRIGFDQHDVGVIATLVRHHLLLVETATRRDLDDPATVRSVAEAVSSASTLELLHALTEADALATGPAAWSAWRASLVADLVKRVAAVLAGEAPEEPEEAPPSAEHERLAIEALRTGEPVLTLHTRPEEPAGDGEVEPVGVELLIALPDRPGVLPAAAGVLALHRLTVRAADLRAVELPNEVGERADLLLLSWRVAAEYGSLPQAARLRADLVRALDGSLDIRARLAEREAAYPRRRGVKAPPPRVTVAAAGSRRATVIEVRAQDAPGLLHRIGNALEGSAVRVRSAHVSTLGANAVDAFYVTGTDGEPLPEIRAAEVAREVEKALG, encoded by the coding sequence GTGACGAGCATCGAAGCGATCACCGGAAGCGAAGACCCGGGACCCGGCGGCTACGCGGCGGCCCGGCTGCACCTTCTCCAGCAGGAGGTGCGGTCCGGGCCGCCGCGCCGTGCGGCCCTCGCCCGGCTCACCGACGACTGGCTCACCGGCCTGTTCACGGCGGCGGCGAACCGCGCCGGGGTGCGCGGTGCCGCCCTCGTCGCCGTCGGCGGCTACGGACGGGCCGAACTCTCCCCGCGCAGCGACCTCGACCTGCTCCTCCTGCACGACGGCAGCGCCGACGCGGCGGCGATCTCGGCCCTCGCGGACGCCGTCTGGTACCCCGTCTGGGACCTGGGCCTGGCCCTCGACCACTCCGTACGCACCCCCGGCGAGGCCCGGAAGACCGCCGGGGAGGACCTCAAGGTCCAGCTCGGCCTGCTGGACGCCCGCCCGGTCGCCGGGGACCTCGGGCTCGTCGCCTCCCTGCGTACCGCGATCCTCGCCGACTGGCGCAACCAGGCCCCCAAACGCCTCCCCGCCCTCCACGAGCTCTGCCAGGAACGGGCCGAGCGGGCGGGCGAGCTCCAGTTCCTCCTGGAACCCGACCTCAAGGAGGCCCGGGGCGGCCTCCGCGACGCCACCGCCCTGCGCGCGGTCGCCGCCTCCTGGGTCGCCGACGCCCCGCGCGAAGGGCTCGACCAGGCCCGCCGCACCCTCCTGGACGCCCGCGACGCCCTCCACCTCACCACCGGCCGCGCCACCGACCGCCTCGCCCTCCAGGAACAGGACCAGGTCGCCGGGGCGCTCGGCCTGCTCGACGCCGACGCGCTGCTGCGCCAGGTGTACGAGGCCGCCCGGACGGTCTCGTACGCCACCGACGTCACCTGGCGCGAGGTCAACCGGGTCCTGCGCGCCCGCTCGGTCCGCCCCCGGCTCCGCGCCATGCTCAGCGGCGGCCTCGGCGCCAAGGCCGCCCCCGAGCGCGCCCCGCTCGCCGACGGCGTGGTGGAGGCCGACGGCGAGGTGGTCCTCGCCCGGGCCGCCCGCCCCGACCGCGACCCCGTCCTCACCCTGCGCGCCGCCGCGGCCGCCGCCGAGGCCGGGCTGCCGCTCTCCCGCCACCTCGTACGCCACCTCGCCACCACCGTCCGGCCGCTGCCGGTCCCCTGGCCGCCCGAGGCCCGCGAGGAGCTGGTCACCCTGCTCGGCGCGGGGGAGGCCACCGTCGGCGTCTGGGAGGCCCTCGAAGCGGAAGGGATCATCACCCGGCTGCTGCCCGACTGGGAACGCGTCCACTGCCGCCCCCAGCGCAACCCCGTCCACACCTGGACCGTCGACCGGCACCTGGTGGAGACCGCCGTCCGCGCCGCCTCCCTCACCCGCCGCGTCCACCGCCCCGACCTCCTCCTGGTCGCCGCCCTCCTCCACGACATCGGCAAGGGCTGGCCCGGCGACCACTCGGTGGCCGGTGAGGTCATCGCCCGCGACATGGCCACCCGGATCGGCTTCGACCAGCACGACGTGGGCGTCATCGCCACTCTCGTACGCCACCATCTGCTGCTCGTGGAGACCGCCACCCGGCGCGACCTGGACGACCCCGCCACCGTGCGGTCGGTCGCCGAGGCCGTCTCCAGCGCCTCCACCCTGGAACTGCTGCACGCCCTCACCGAGGCCGACGCGCTCGCCACCGGGCCCGCCGCCTGGTCCGCCTGGCGCGCCTCCCTCGTCGCCGACCTGGTCAAACGCGTCGCCGCCGTCCTCGCCGGGGAGGCCCCCGAGGAGCCGGAGGAGGCCCCGCCCAGCGCCGAGCACGAACGCCTCGCCATCGAGGCCCTGCGCACCGGCGAACCCGTCCTCACCCTGCACACCCGGCCCGAGGAGCCCGCCGGGGACGGGGAAGTGGAACCCGTCGGCGTCGAACTGCTCATCGCCCTGCCCGACCGCCCCGGCGTCCTGCCCGCCGCCGCCGGGGTCCTCGCCCTGCACCGCCTCACCGTGCGCGCCGCCGACCTGCGCGCGGTGGAGCTCCCCAACGAGGTGGGGGAGCGGGCGGACCTGCTGCTGCTCAGCTGGCGGGTGGCGGCCGAGTACGGGTCCCTCCCGCAGGCCGCCCGGCTCCGCGCCGACCTCGTACGCGCCCTGGACGGCTCCCTCGACATCCGCGCCCGGCTCGCGGAGCGGGAGGCCGCCTATCCGCGCCGCCGGGGCGTGAAGGCCCCGCCGCCCCGGGTCACCGTCGCGGCGGCCGGTTCCCGCCGGGCCACCGTCATCGAGGTCCGCGCCCAGGACGCCCCGGGGCTGCTGCACCGGATCGGCAACGCCTTGGAGGGGAGCGCGGTACGGGTGCGCAGCGCCCATGTCTCCACCCTCGGCGCCAACGCGGTGGACGCCTTCTACGTCACCGGCACCGACGGCGAACCGCTGCCGGAGATCCGGGCCGCCGAGGTCGCCCGTGAGGTCGAGAAGGCCCTCGGCTGA
- a CDS encoding signal recognition particle protein — MFDTLSDRLSATFKNLRGKGRLSEADIDATAREIRIALLEADVALPVVRAFIANIKERARGVEVSQALNPAQQVVKIVNEELVAILGGETRRLRFAKTAPTVIMLAGLQGAGKTTLAGKLGLWLKGQGHSPLLVACDLQRPNAVNQLSVVAERAGVAVYAPEPGNGVGDPVQVAKDSIEFARAKVHDIVIVDTAGRLGIDQELMRQAADIRDAVSPDEILFVVDAMIGQDAVNTAEAFRDGVGFDGVVLSKLDGDARGGAALSIAHVTGKQIMFASNGEKLEDFDAFHPDRMASRILDMGDLLTLIEQAEKTFSQEEAAKMASKLQSSKGGKDFTLDDFLAQMEQVRKMGSISKLLGMLPGMGQIKDQINNIDERDIDRTAAIIKSMTPKERAEPTIINGSRRARIAKGSGVEVSAVKSLVERFFEARKMMSKMAQGGGMPGMPGMPGMGGGPGRQKKQVKQAKGKRKSGNPMKRKAEEAAAAERREQAAAQGGAFGLPAQGDKNFELPDEFKKFMG; from the coding sequence GTGTTCGATACTCTCTCCGACCGCCTTAGCGCGACTTTCAAGAACCTCAGGGGCAAGGGCCGCTTGTCCGAGGCGGACATCGACGCCACGGCACGCGAGATCCGTATCGCCCTGCTGGAAGCCGACGTCGCCCTCCCCGTGGTCCGGGCCTTCATCGCCAACATCAAGGAGCGGGCGCGCGGCGTCGAGGTCTCCCAGGCGCTGAACCCCGCCCAGCAGGTCGTCAAGATCGTCAACGAGGAGCTCGTCGCCATCCTCGGCGGCGAGACCCGGCGGCTCCGGTTCGCCAAGACCGCGCCCACCGTGATCATGCTCGCCGGTCTCCAGGGTGCCGGTAAGACCACGCTGGCCGGAAAGCTCGGCCTCTGGCTCAAGGGCCAGGGCCACTCCCCGCTGCTCGTCGCCTGCGACCTCCAGCGCCCCAACGCCGTCAACCAGCTGAGCGTCGTCGCCGAGCGCGCAGGCGTCGCGGTCTACGCCCCCGAGCCGGGCAACGGCGTCGGCGACCCGGTCCAGGTCGCCAAGGACTCCATCGAGTTCGCCCGCGCCAAGGTCCACGACATCGTCATCGTCGACACCGCCGGCCGCCTCGGTATCGACCAGGAGCTGATGCGGCAGGCCGCGGACATCCGCGACGCCGTCAGCCCCGACGAGATCCTCTTCGTCGTCGACGCGATGATCGGCCAGGACGCGGTCAACACCGCCGAGGCATTCCGCGACGGCGTCGGCTTCGACGGCGTGGTCCTCTCCAAGCTCGACGGTGACGCCCGAGGCGGCGCCGCGCTGTCGATCGCCCATGTCACGGGCAAGCAGATCATGTTCGCGTCGAACGGCGAGAAGCTGGAGGACTTCGACGCGTTCCACCCGGACCGGATGGCCTCCCGCATCCTCGACATGGGTGACCTGCTCACCCTGATCGAGCAGGCGGAGAAGACGTTCAGCCAGGAAGAGGCCGCCAAGATGGCCTCGAAGCTCCAGTCGAGCAAGGGTGGGAAGGACTTCACCCTTGACGACTTCCTGGCCCAGATGGAGCAGGTCCGCAAGATGGGCTCCATCTCCAAGCTGCTCGGGATGCTGCCCGGCATGGGGCAGATCAAGGACCAGATCAACAACATCGACGAGCGCGACATCGACCGCACCGCCGCGATCATCAAGTCGATGACGCCCAAGGAGCGCGCCGAGCCGACGATCATCAACGGCTCGCGCCGGGCCCGTATCGCCAAGGGTTCGGGCGTCGAGGTCTCCGCCGTCAAGAGCCTGGTGGAGCGCTTCTTCGAGGCCCGCAAGATGATGTCGAAGATGGCCCAGGGCGGCGGCATGCCCGGGATGCCGGGGATGCCCGGCATGGGCGGTGGCCCCGGCCGCCAGAAGAAGCAGGTCAAGCAGGCCAAGGGCAAGCGCAAGAGCGGCAACCCGATGAAGCGCAAGGCAGAGGAGGCCGCCGCCGCGGAGCGCCGCGAGCAGGCCGCCGCCCAGGGTGGCGCGTTCGGGCTCCCGGCCCAGGGCGACAAGAACTTCGAGCTGCCGGACGAGTTCAAGAAGTTCATGGGCTGA